ATGCCCTCCCACCAGATGTCACCATCGTCGGTGAGTGCAACGTTGGTGAACAAGGTGTTACCTGGCTCCATGGTCTGCATTGCGATTGGGTTGGACTCGTAGTTGGTGCCTGGTGCAACACCGAAGAAGCCGTTTTCTGGGTTAACCGCGTAGAGGCCGTCTTCACGCAGCTTTAGCCATGCGATGTCGTCGCCGACAACCTGGGCGGACCAGCCTGGGATGGTTGGGGTGATCATTGCGAGGTTGGTCTTGCCACAAGCAGATGGGAATGCTGCTGCAATGTGGTAGGCCTTGCCTTCAGGGTTGACCAGCTTGAGGATGAGCATGTGCTCAGCCATCCAGCCCTCTTCACGAGCCATAACGGATGCAATACGCAGTGCGTAGCACTTCTTTGCCAGGATGGCGTTTCCGCCGTAACCGGAACCGTAAGACCAGATTTCCTTGGTTTCAGGGAACTGAGTGATGTACTTGGTGTCGTTGCATGGCCAAGGAACATCTTCCTGACCTGGCTCCAGTGGAGCACCAACGGAGTGGAGGCACTTAACGAAGCTGCCGTTGTCACCAATCTTGTCCAGAGCCTCAGCACCCATGCGGGTCATGATGCGCATGGACATGACGACGTACTCAGAGTCGGTGAGCTGAACGCCGAGCTTTGGCTCAGGATCGCTAATTGGGCCCATGCAGAATGGGACCACGTACATGGTGCGTCCCTTCATGGAGCCTGCGAAATGCTCGGACATTTCGTCTTTCATGCTCTGTGGCGGTGCCCAGTTGTTGGTTGGGCCTGCATCTTCTTGTTTCTCGGAGCAGATGAAGGTACGGGACTCAACGCGCGCAACATCGGAAGGGTTGGAACGAGCAAGGTAGCTGTTAGGGCGCTTTTCCTCATTCAGCTTGATGAGGGTGCCTGCATCGACGAGATCCTTCGCCATGCGGTCCCACTCTTCCCGGGAGCCATCTGCAAAGACCACGGCTTCAGGCTGGAATAGCTCAACCGCTTCAGCGATCCAGTTCAGCAGTTCCTGGTTGTTCGTAGGCGCGTCACCTTGAAGGCCTTTGATTGCAGCTGTAGTCATCACTTCTCCAGATAATTTGTCATTCGACATGAGTTCTCGGAAACCAGCGTAGCTTTTAGATACGGAAGTAGTTAGTGAGTTAAGTGAGACACCGGACACATTTGTCATTACCAGTCAGGGTACCCCCTGCCTACACGCATCGATAAGCTTTTTAAGTGACGATCATCCCCGTTTCACGTCCCCTTTTCGGGGGTAACATTTCCACCGTCCCCCCAGAGTTCACGCCGATTCAATCCGGAAAAGATTAACCGCGCCACGGTCACACAATAGCAATACTGACACAACCTAGAGCACTGTCGATTCACCATTCCCGCACTAGGAGGACATCAAGGCCAGACCGTGTTTCCTCAACTTAATGGTAATCCCTTTAATTTTTGTGCCAAGATTTTTAAATTGAAGCAAATGGCCGTAATAGCTACAGCGTTGCAACCTGCACCGAAAAAGGAAATCTTCTCAGGAACAAACCTAAAAATCACCCCTGGCAGGCGTGTACTTTTTTGCCATCTTTCACCCGTTATTTGGAAGCGAGTTCCAAAAAGCTCAACCAACTTGACCCATCAACTAACCCCATCTGGTTATAACCTATTTGGAAAGTTTCCTTTACTCTCGGCGCTCTAGCTAGCTTCGCCCCCACGCACCCCCAGGCTTCCCAATTTTCCAATATGCAGTGCAGAACGTGACTTTTTTACGCAAAGAGTCCTATTAACTAACTTTGCAAATATACTTACAAATCTTCGCGATATTGTAATCGCACCCCTATTTTTAGGGATACCAGTTAATACGTTTCCCGAGACTTCTCACCCCCCAACACAATGAGGGCTTTTACCTCCCTCAAATGCCAATTCCCAGAAGGCTTAAAGTATTTGGCATGCCATCATCCCCTCAGCCGAGTAAGCCGGAATCCCCGGTTTCAGTGCTGCCACCACCAGGCCCATCCTGGGCGGGCTCACTCATGGGGATTTCACTGTTGTCCACCCTGCTTGAACTCCACGGCTTCCCCGCGATAGCGCTCGTGTTTTACACACTGGCCTGCTGCGTTGCCATTACGCTCATCGGCGGCTGGATCGTATTTCGCTCGCCAACCTTTGCCTCGCAAGCCATGCCAGCATGGGCAATGGTGTCAATGGGGCTCGTTTCACTCGGCAGTGCCAGCACGACAATCTTCGGTGATCCAATGTGGCCATTCATGCTCACCCTGTGGATCATTGGCACACTCCTGGGGCTGACCACCTACGCCATCTACCTTCCGAAACTCATCAGAGGCAATGCCGGTTCTCCAACATTCGCCTGGGGTCTTCCATTGGTCACCCCAATGGTGGCATCAACATCTGCTTCCCATCTCTCCTCCCATTACGGCCTGGAAGCCCTTCGGTGCATCGCTATCGCACTTTTTCTGCTCACAATCGCAGTAGCTCCCGTTGTTTTCGCCCGCGTATACCTTTATTTCTTTAGCCCAGGCGGCGCGCGACTTCCATCGATGGCCTCGCCCACCTCATGGATTCCCATCGGCATGGTGGGACAGTCAACGGCGGCTGCACTACTCATCGGATTGCATTTCGACGCCCACCCACTTCCAGCCATCATCTACGGGATTGTCATGTGCATCATCGCCGTTCCTCTAGGTGCGCTTGCCCACGTTGTGTTCTACAAGGCGGTCGCATCCGGCACGACCTACAGCCCGACATGGTGGGCAAGCACATTCCCCGTGGGCACGTTAAGTTTGGGCACCCACTACTTGTCCACGACCACGAATGTTGCCTGGCTGGACTACGTGAGCTTGTATTTATTGGCTCTCATGCTGTTCCATGTCGTCGTGTCGACCATCGCCGGTACGATTGCGATTGCACGAAAAATCCCTTGAAAAACCAGGCAATTCCGACCTGCCTAGTTCCACCAACTCATTTCAGAGATTTCGTTCAAACAGAGATCTTTCACGGTTGCCCCGAGCACCTCATACGAATATTGAAGTTTTTCGCGTGAACAGGAAAAATAACCACTAATGTCTATTTCTGATAATTCCCGAGATCAGTTGGGAGAACTGCCTGCTGGCAGGCCTCTGCAATCTGAGTTTAATAATGACCTTGATTACCCTCGTCTAGGCAGCGTCACCTTTAGGCGCGGTACCTTGACCGACAATCAGCAAACGATGTGGGATGAAAAGTGGCCTGAGCTGGGTCGCATCCTCGAGGATGAGCTGATTGATCTTGATGCATGGTTTGGTCGCTCCGGCGCGAAAACCATCGTGGAGATCGGTTCTGGCACTGGTACCTCTACTGCTGCGATGGCTCCTCTGGAGGCTGACACCAACATAGTTGCTGTGGAGCTCTACAAGCCGGGCTTGGCAAAGCTCATGGGTTCCGTTGTCCGCGGTGGCATCGAAAACATCCGGATGGTGCGCGGCGACGGCATTGAGGTGCTCAACCGCATGTTCGCCGATGAGTCCCTTGACGGCATCCGCGTCTACTTTCCCGATCCATGGCCAAAGGCTCGCCACAACAAGCGTCGCATCATCCAATCTGGCCCACTAAACCTTTTTGCTCAGAAGTTGAAGCCAGGCGGAGTTCTCCACGTCGCAACTGACCACGCCGACTATGCGGAATGGATCAATGAGCTCGTCAACGTCGAGCCTTCGCTTGAGTACAAGGGCTGGCCATGGGAAGAATGCCCACAGCTCACCGACCGCCAGGTGATCACCAAGTTCGAAGGCAAAGGCCTCGACAAAGACCATGTGATTAATGAGTACTTGTGGCAGAAGGTGCAGAAGTAGTGTCTGACGTTCACGAGCTCATCCACAGCTACAACCCCACCGACAAGGAAGGCCCCGAAAGCATCCTTCTCGTGTGGGATGCCCCCAACCTGGACATGGGATTGGGTGCCATTTTGGGTGGCAGGCCAACGGCTGCGTACCGTCCTCGATTTGATGCGATCGGCCGCTGGCTGCTCGCCCGCGCAGGTAAGCGGGCACATGAGCTTGGCCGTCACATCGAACCTGAAGCAACAGTCTTTGCCAACATCACCCCAGGTGGTTCTGATGTCGTCCGCCCATGGGTAGAGGCCTTGCGCAACGTTGGTTTCGCGGTTTTTGCCAAGCCAAAAATCGGCGAGGACTCTGATGTCGATCCCGACATGATTGCGCACATCCGACGCCGCTTTGAAGAGGGCGTGCTCCGCGGCGTGATTGTCGCAAGCGCTGATGGGCAGAACTTCCGGGACACCCTGGAGAAGCTCGTCGAAGAAGGCATCCCTGCAACGGTCATCGGATTCCACGAGCATGCGTCGTGGGCTGTTGCTCATGAAAAGATCGAGTTTGTGGATCTGGAAGAGATCCCCGGTGTCTTCCGTGAGCCGTTGCCTCGCGTCAGCCTAGACAACCTCCCCGACGATGGTGCGTGGCTGCAGCCGTTCCGCCCACTGTCTGCGCTCTTGTCCAACCGACATAATTCCCAGGAGTAAACCACCCGTGTTTTCAAAATGGGGCCACTTTGCCTACACCCACAGGCGTATCGTTCCGCTCGTCGTTGTTGCTGCCATTTTGGTGCTGTACGTTGCGTTCGGTCTCAAGCTGGGCGAACGCATGAGCCAGGAGGGTTGGGATGATCCCGGCTCTTCTTCGACGGCAGCTGCTTCCATTGAGATGGAGAACTTTGGTCGCGACAATGATGGCGATGTCATCATGCTATTCACGGCACCAGAGGGAACGTCCTTTGATGATCCTGAAGTTTTTGACAGCATTTCCGGCTACCTCGACGGGTTGATAGCTAATAATCCTGATGAAATCAGCCACATCAACAGCTACTTCGACACCCGCAACCAGAATCTTCTGAGCGAGGATCGCACCCAAACCTTCGCTGCTCTGGGCCTAAAAGGTGACGGCGAGCAGACGCTGAAGGATTTCCGTGCGATTGAAGATCAGCTCACTCCGGACAACCTCCCTGGCGGTGTGACCACTGAAGTTGCTGGTGCCACGGCTGTAGCCGATGCTCTCGATGAAGGAATGGCCGGCGATATTAAACGCGCAGAGGTCTATGCTTTGCCGTTCGTCGCTGTGCTGTTGTTGATCGTCTTCGGTTCTGTTGTCGCCGCTGCGATGCCACTGATCGTGGGTATTTTGTCCATCCTGGGATCATTGGGAATCCTGGCTATTTTGGCCTCCTACTTCCAAGTCAATGTGTTCGCACAGTCCGTTGTGACGCTGCTGGGCTTGGGTCTGGCAATCGATTACGGCCTGTTCATGGTGTCTCGTTTCCGTGAGGAAATGGACAAGGGCACACCGGTGAAACAAGCAGTCTCCAACACCACAGCTACGGCTGGAAAGACAGTCGTGTTCTCTGCTGCGATGGTTGCTGTTGCATTGTCAGGACTCTTTGTCTTCCCGCAGGCCTTCCTCAAGTCGGTGGCATTCGGTGCGATTTCCGCCGTCGGTTTGGCAGCACTCATGTCTGTCACTGTGTTGCCGTCGCTGTTCGGCATGCTGGGCAAGAACATTGATAAGTGGAGTATTCGTCGCACCTCGCGGACGACTCGCACGTTGGAAGACACCATTTGGTACCGAATTCCAGCGTGGGCGATTCGCCACTCCAAGGCTGTCACCGTGGGTATTGTGTTGTTGCTGCTTGCCCTCACCGTGCCACTGACCGGTGTGAAGTTCGGTGGCATTAATGAAACCTATCTGCCACCAGCCAATGACACCCGCGTTGCTCAAGAGCGTTTCGACGACGCCTTCCCTTCCTTCCGCACCGAGCCCATCAAGCTGGTGGTGACAGGAGCAGACAACAACGAGCTCATTGACATTTACGTCCAGGCTAATGAAGTCGACGGCTTGACTGATCGCTTCACAGCAGGTGCCACCAC
The window above is part of the Corynebacterium deserti GIMN1.010 genome. Proteins encoded here:
- a CDS encoding phosphoenolpyruvate carboxykinase (GTP) yields the protein MTTAAIKGLQGDAPTNNQELLNWIAEAVELFQPEAVVFADGSREEWDRMAKDLVDAGTLIKLNEEKRPNSYLARSNPSDVARVESRTFICSEKQEDAGPTNNWAPPQSMKDEMSEHFAGSMKGRTMYVVPFCMGPISDPEPKLGVQLTDSEYVVMSMRIMTRMGAEALDKIGDNGSFVKCLHSVGAPLEPGQEDVPWPCNDTKYITQFPETKEIWSYGSGYGGNAILAKKCYALRIASVMAREEGWMAEHMLILKLVNPEGKAYHIAAAFPSACGKTNLAMITPTIPGWSAQVVGDDIAWLKLREDGLYAVNPENGFFGVAPGTNYESNPIAMQTMEPGNTLFTNVALTDDGDIWWEGMDGEKPAHLIDWKGNDWTPDCDELAAHPNSRYCVAIEQSPAAAPEFNDWQGVKIDAILFGGRRADTVPLVTQTFDWEHGTMVGALLASGQTAASAEAKVGTLRHDPMAMLPFMGYNAGEYLQNWIDMGNKGGDKLPSIFLVNWFRRGEDGRFLWPGFGDNSRVLKWVIDRIEGRVGADATVVGNTAKAEDLDLEGLDTPLEDVKEALTAPAEQWANDVEDNAEYLTFLGPRVPAEVHSQFDALKKRIMDARV
- a CDS encoding TDT family transporter, which translates into the protein MPSSPQPSKPESPVSVLPPPGPSWAGSLMGISLLSTLLELHGFPAIALVFYTLACCVAITLIGGWIVFRSPTFASQAMPAWAMVSMGLVSLGSASTTIFGDPMWPFMLTLWIIGTLLGLTTYAIYLPKLIRGNAGSPTFAWGLPLVTPMVASTSASHLSSHYGLEALRCIAIALFLLTIAVAPVVFARVYLYFFSPGGARLPSMASPTSWIPIGMVGQSTAAALLIGLHFDAHPLPAIIYGIVMCIIAVPLGALAHVVFYKAVASGTTYSPTWWASTFPVGTLSLGTHYLSTTTNVAWLDYVSLYLLALMLFHVVVSTIAGTIAIARKIP
- the trmB gene encoding tRNA (guanosine(46)-N7)-methyltransferase TrmB, with protein sequence MSISDNSRDQLGELPAGRPLQSEFNNDLDYPRLGSVTFRRGTLTDNQQTMWDEKWPELGRILEDELIDLDAWFGRSGAKTIVEIGSGTGTSTAAMAPLEADTNIVAVELYKPGLAKLMGSVVRGGIENIRMVRGDGIEVLNRMFADESLDGIRVYFPDPWPKARHNKRRIIQSGPLNLFAQKLKPGGVLHVATDHADYAEWINELVNVEPSLEYKGWPWEECPQLTDRQVITKFEGKGLDKDHVINEYLWQKVQK
- a CDS encoding NYN domain-containing protein, coding for MSDVHELIHSYNPTDKEGPESILLVWDAPNLDMGLGAILGGRPTAAYRPRFDAIGRWLLARAGKRAHELGRHIEPEATVFANITPGGSDVVRPWVEALRNVGFAVFAKPKIGEDSDVDPDMIAHIRRRFEEGVLRGVIVASADGQNFRDTLEKLVEEGIPATVIGFHEHASWAVAHEKIEFVDLEEIPGVFREPLPRVSLDNLPDDGAWLQPFRPLSALLSNRHNSQE
- a CDS encoding MMPL family transporter, translating into MFSKWGHFAYTHRRIVPLVVVAAILVLYVAFGLKLGERMSQEGWDDPGSSSTAAASIEMENFGRDNDGDVIMLFTAPEGTSFDDPEVFDSISGYLDGLIANNPDEISHINSYFDTRNQNLLSEDRTQTFAALGLKGDGEQTLKDFRAIEDQLTPDNLPGGVTTEVAGATAVADALDEGMAGDIKRAEVYALPFVAVLLLIVFGSVVAAAMPLIVGILSILGSLGILAILASYFQVNVFAQSVVTLLGLGLAIDYGLFMVSRFREEMDKGTPVKQAVSNTTATAGKTVVFSAAMVAVALSGLFVFPQAFLKSVAFGAISAVGLAALMSVTVLPSLFGMLGKNIDKWSIRRTSRTTRTLEDTIWYRIPAWAIRHSKAVTVGIVLLLLALTVPLTGVKFGGINETYLPPANDTRVAQERFDDAFPSFRTEPIKLVVTGADNNELIDIYVQANEVDGLTDRFTAGATTEDGTTVLSAGIQDRSLNQQVMDQLRDINVPEGVEVHIGGTPAMEIESIEALFDKLPWMAIYIVLATFILMSLVFGSMILPAKAIIMTILGMGATLGILTLMFVDGVGASALNFSPGPLMSPVLVLIMAIIYGLSTDYEVFLVSRMVEARDKGASTDDAIRYGTAHTGSIITAAALIMIVVCGAFGFSEIVMMKYIAFGMIAALILDATIIRMLLVPAVMHLLREDNWWAPSFVKKAYSVMGHGADVEEPSVATRRIADDEEVDIHEAVVTGHSVASRGGMSTQENRDLVSFVELKARLEQRKLDDLD